CGACCATCTGGGTGACGTGGCCGGTCGCGCGCGGCTCGACGCTGGGCGGCAGGACGCCGAGCGTGTCATACGCCTTGGTGAACTCCCGTTCGTAGGTGGAGACCCACTCCCACCACGGCCGGCCATTGTCCGCGGCCTTACGCAGGATCTTGTCATCGATGTCGGTGACGTTGCGCACGAAGGCGACGTCGAGCCCCTGGGCGGTGAGCCAGCGGCGGAGGATGTCGAAAGCCACCCCGCTGCGCAGGTGACCGATGTGCGGTTGGGCCTGCGGGGTGGCACCGCACAGGTACACCGAGGCATGCCCGGGGCGCAGCGGCTCGAAGTCTCTTAAGGTCCTGGTTGCGGTGTCGAAAATACGCAGAGTCACAGTCAGTTAGTCTACGTGCTCTCCTAGGACGACTGGCTGATGACGTCGCGCAACGGAGCGTAGTGAGACCGGATGGCCGCCCGGAACCGGGTGCGGTCCTCAGCGCGCAGCGCGTCGATAATCTCCTGGTGGGCGGATACAGTGCGATCGCGGTTCTCGACGGCGACGACCTCCATCTCCAGCAGCGGCATCACTTCCGCGTGCACCTGCCAGAACGCCTGGCTGAGCTCTTTGATGAGAGTGTTGTCGACCCCAGAGAGCAGCAGCTGGTGAAAGCGCTGGTCCTCGTCCGTGAAGGGTCGTCCTTGAGCGACCTGAGACCGCATCTGGTCGACGATATCTTCCAGCTCAGACAGCGTCGCAGCGTCGACGGCGCCCGTGAGCTCAGCGGCTAGGGAGAGGTCGAGGGCCTCGCGGGCGTCGACGACGTGGCCCAAAAAGGCCAGCGACTCCCGGGCCGCCAGGACGGTCCGGAAGACGAGGCCATTGACGAGCGGCTGCAGTGACATGTCGGACACGTAGGTGCCATGCCCATGGCGGACGACGACGATGTCCAGGGCCGAGAGGATCCGCACCGCCTCACGCACCGAGGAGCGTGAGTATCCCAGTTTGTCGCACAACTCCGCCTCAGTGGGCAAGGCATCGCCCGGGCGGAGATGAGCGTCGCGAATGTACGCTTTGATCGCGTCCACGGCGGCGCCCGTGACGGTCTGGGAGCGGCGGGGAGCGGTCATGTCAGGGAAACCTCCTTGCCGCGGTGGTAGACGGCAGCGATTTGATTGTTCGGATGTAATGCAACGATATCAGCCCGGGCTCCGGGCACGAGGTCCCCGCCGAGCAGGGAATCGGAGACCTTCGCGAAGACCTCAGTGGCGTTGGTGGCGGTGAAACGAACGGCCGCCACCTCCCCGTGGCGGGCGGCGAAACGCAGGTACTGGTCGTAGAGCGTGGAGGTACCGCCGGCGATGGCACCGCCCTCGGTCAGCCGCGCCACGCCCTCGGCCACGGTGACCTCCAGCGGCCCGAGACGGTAGGCGCCGTCGGGCAAGCCGGCCGCTTCCATGGAGTCGGTCACGGCAAAGGAGTGCTCGGGGGCGGAGGCGACGACGAAGTCGACGGTCTCATCGGCCAGGTGGACGCCGTCGGCCACCAGCTCGGCCGCGGCGGTGCCGTCGGCGGCGGCGTTAATCATGGCGGCGGCGATGCCCGGGTCACGGTGGTGGATCTGCGGCATGGCGTTGAACAGGTGGGTGGCGGTCACCACGGCGCCGGATTCGCGGGCGGCGGCCAGGGCGGCGTGGGTGGTGGGCGCATCCGCGTCGGAGTGGCCGTAGGAGGCGATGACGCGGTAGCGCGCACACAGTTCGAGCAGCTCCGGCAGGTGGGCGGTCTCCGGGGCGAGGGTGATGGACTTCACCCGGCCGCCGGCCGCCTCGAGGATGCGTGCGAACATCTCGGGGTCGCCTTCCTGGATGCGGCTCGGTGCCTGGGCGCCGCAGCGACAGGGGTTGATGAAGGGGCCCTCCAGGTGGATGCCGTCGATGGTGCCATCGTCAACCAGCGGTGCCAGACGCTCAACCTGGGCGGTGATCTCCTCCTCGGTGGCTGAGACGAGGCTGGCCACCAGGGTGGTGGTTCCGCGGGAGAGGTGGTAGGCGGCGGCCTTGCGGCAGTCCTCGGTGCTGCCGGTGGGGAAGGCGCCACCGAAGCCGCCGTGGTTGTGGATGTCAACGAAGCCGGGCACGAAGGTGGGGGCACCCGGCTCGGGGGTGGAATCGAGGGCCTCGACGGATTCGATGGTTTCTCCGTTGAGGGTTAGCCGGCCATGCTCAATGACGCCTGTGGCGGTCACGATACGGCCTTCGAGGGTGGTGGTACTGTGCGGCTCGGTCACCGGGTGCTCCTTAGCTCACGGGTTGATATCGGCTCAATCAACCACTCCAGGACGTATGATGTCTTATATGCACGATGTTACTCTTGCCCTGGACGTCGGGGGCACGAAAATCGCCTACGGTCTCGTGGCCGACACCAATCCGCGCGAGGCTATCGCCGTTGACTCCCTGCCGTCGCAGCCCGCTGGCGGCGCCATCCTCGACCAAATCGCCACCGCCGTTCGCCGTGGCCTGGCTAACGCCGAGGAGGCAGGGCTGACCGTGGTTCGCGTCGGCGCTGGCCTGCCCGGCGTCGTCCGCGCCCCCCTCGGGGAGATCGTTCACAACGGTCCCACCATCCCCGGATGGAGCGGCAGCGACGTGCGCGGCACCATCACCGACCAACTCCCCCAGCCACTGCCCATCGCCATTCACAATGACGTGCGTGTGTGGGCCTACGGCGAGCACCGCCTCGGCGCCGGCCAGCGCCTCAAGGGCCGGGTCCTCTACATCTCGCTCGGCACCGGCGTCGGTGGCGCCATCATCGACGACGGTGTGCTGCTCGACGGCCCCACCGGCTCCGCCGGCGAGGTCTCCGAGATCGTCTGCGCGGACCTGCGTGGCATCGCTGACCGGGCCGAAAACATCGCCAGCGGGAACTCGCTGGCCCGCTACTACAACCGCCTCCACGAGGTCCCGCGCGAGCAGTGGCTCTCGCTCGGTCGCCTGGAGTGGAGCGACCCGCGCCCCGGCGACAAGCGGCTGCCGGAGGTCATCGACGATCCCCTGACCCGCGAAATCATCGACGGCAACCTGCGCGGCCTGGGCCGCAGCATTGGCGCTTTGTCCTCCGCGCTGGACCTGTCCGGGGTGGTCCTCGGCGGCGGCGTGGTCGGCATCGGTGAGCTGGTCACCGCGCCGCTCGTCGCCGGCATCCGGGAGGCGTGCCTGGTCCCGCAGCGCGACATGCCCATCGTCCCCAGTTCCGAACTCGCCCATTCCCCGCTGCTCGGCGCCGCCGCTTTGGCGCGCGACCTGGCAGTGACCATCCCCTCCACGTCGAACTAGGAGTAGCAGCCATGACCTTCACCTTCGCTTCCACCGACATCGCCGCCCGGCGCGCCGAGATCGTCGACGCCATCTCGGGCAAGCTCATCGTCTCCGTGCAGGCCCCCACCGGCCACGCCCTGCGCGACACTCACAGCCTCACCCACATCGCCCGCGCCGTCGTCGACGGCGGTTCGCCGGCCGTGCGCTGCGGCGGCTACGGCGGACTGGAGGATATCGAGTCCATCGCCACCGCCGTCGACGTCCCCGTGTTCGGCCTCACCAAGGAGGGCACCGAGGGCGTGTACATCACCCCGTCGGTGGCCTCCGTGCGCGCCGTCGCCCGTGCTGGTGCCGCGGTGGTGTGCGCGGACTGCACCTTCCGCGAGAACCACGATGGCTCCTCGGTGGCGGACCTGGTAGCGGCGGCCCACGAGGAGGGCGTTCTGCTCATGGCCGACTGCGCCACCCCGGAAGAGGCAGCCGCGGCCTACGAGGCCGGCGCTGACATCGTCTCCACTACGCTGGCCGGCTACACCGAGCACCGCGAGGCCACGAAGGGCCCCGATCTGGAGTGCGTGAGCAAGGCTCGCGAGCTCATGGGTCCCGACGCCGTGCTCATCGGTGAAGGTCGCTACCACAACCCCGATCACGTCGCTGCCGGCTTCGAAGCTGGTGCGTCGGCTGTCATCGTCGGTACGGCGATCACCGACCCGGCGTGGATCACCCGCGCCTTTACGGCCGCGACTCCGGCGGCGCTGAACTAAACTCCCCGGACAAGCGAGGGAGGGGGTAGCACTACCCCCTCCCTTTTTCGATTTCTACTTCTAAAGTCTGGCTAACATCGGACGTCTGACGTATGATCGCAGAGAAAGCTTAGTCATCCATCCGAGGGGAATCGTCATGACGAACCACGAATTCGGCGCGCTGAACTGGCTAGTTCTCGGCGTGTACCTGCTACTCATGCTCGGCGTGGGCATCTACTTCGCCCGCCGCGCCGGCGACAGCAACGAAGAATACTTCAAGGCCGGCGGTCGCATCCCGGCCTGGGCAGCCGGCTTCTCCATCTATGCCACCACGCTGTCGGCCATCACCTTTATGTCCACTCCTGAGAAGGCCTTCCTCACCGACTGGGCCTACTCCGCCGGCAACCTCGCCATCTTCGTCATGGTGCCGCTGCTCGTCGGCTACTACGTCCCCTTCTTCCGCAAGCTCGACGTCACCACCGCCTACGAGTACCTTGAGGAGCGCTTCGGCGTCAGCCTGCGCATTATCGGCTCGCTGCTCTTCGTGCTCTACCACCTGGGTCGCATCGCCATCGTCATCTACCTGCCGACGCTCGCCATCACCTCGGTCGCGGACATCAACCCGATCATCATCGCCACCATCGTTGGCGTGCTGTGCATCATCTACACCTTCCTCGGCGGCATGGAGGGCGTCATCTGGTCCGACGTCATCCAGGGCATCCTCCTGCTCGGCGGCGCAGCCACCATCGTGGTCGCCGCCATGGCGCTCACCCCGGGCGGCTTCGGCCCCGCGCTCGCCGACGCCGCATCGCAGGGCAAGTTCTACTCCGGCGAGAACTTCTCGGCCTCCAACCTGGCCAACACCATCCCGATCATCTTCCTCGGCTCGTGCATGAACAACCTGCACCAGTACACCGCCTCCCAGGACGTGGTGCAGCGCTACCAGACCACCCCGAACATTGAGGCCACCCGCAAGTCCCTCTACGTCAACGGCCTGCTCGCCCTCATCACCATCCCGCTCTTCTACGGCATGGGCACCGCGCTGTTCAACTACTACGAGGCCAACGGCGGCCTGCCGGAGGGCGTCAACACCTCTGCCATCGTCCCCTTCTTCATCATCACCGTGCTGCCCGCCGGCCTGGCCGGACTGCTCATCGGCGCCATCTTCGCCGCCGCTCAGTCCACCATCTCCTCCTCGCTCAACTCCATCTCCGCGTGCGTGGTCGTTGACCTGCGTAACCGCTTCGGCAAGGGCGAGGCCTCGGTGACCTTCTCCCGCCTCGTCATCATCGCCGCTGGCGTGTTCTCCATGGTCGCCGCCGTCTACCTCATCGCCACCGACAAGTCCGACCTGTGGGACCTCTTCCTCGCCCTCACTGGCCTCTTCGGCGTCCCACTGGCAGCCGTCTTCGCCCTGGGTATCTTCCACCAGAGCACGAACCAGCAGGGTGTGCTCATCGGCCTCGTCGGCGGCGCCATCGCCGCGTACCTCGCCAAGCAGCTGGAGATCGGCCCGTTCGTTATCTCCATCATGGCGTTTATCGCCACCTGGGCCGTGGGCTGGGCCGCGAGCATCCCCTTCAAGAACCTGCCCAGCAACCGCCACGACATCCGCGCCCTCACGGTGAAGGGTCTCAAGGAGACTTACACCCGCCGCGGCTAAAGCCCGACGTCGCCTAGCAGAGGTAATACTCCTGCTCGTCGCCGAGGATCACGAGGATCCGCGACGGGCCCTGGGCTCGGGCCCATTCACCGCCCGGAACGCAGCCAGAGTCAACATCCTCTCGCCCCTTTATCCGCGCGCCATGCGACTGGTCGTGTAGGAAGTGGGACCACGTCCTTCCTGCTGAGGAACCGTGTTCCCACTGCCCGCCCTCCGCCGGAGCTTCGGAGAAAGATCCGCCCTGCGGATTATAGGTAGTAGCGACAATTCCTCCGCCTGCGAGGAGGAAGACTACTGCCCCGGCCGCAAGCCATTTGTTTTTTGAGATTCTTCATTTATTCATCAACTCCTCAATCCGGTCACACTGATTCATGGCCCACGGGTCATGGCTCACCACCAGCACCGCAGATCCGCCGCGCGCGAGGGCATGAAGATGCTCAAAAACCACGGCCGAGTTGTTTCGGTCCAGCGAAGCCGTCGGTTCGTCCGCCAGGACGATCCCGGGTTGGCGGGCCAGCAGCCTGGCGATGGCCACCCGCTGGCGCTCGCCCCCAGACAGCTGGACAACAGTGTCTGTGATGAGTTCTCCAACGCCGACGGCGTCGAGCACCTCTCGAACCCTGCCGTGTCGGCCCTTCGTGCCTTTTGGTAGCGCTAGGGCGACGTTATTAAACACGCTCTCGTTATCGATGAGCGCGAAATCTTGGAACAAGTACCCGATCTGCTTACGCCGCAGCTTGAGACGCTTGCCCTCTGGCAGGTCCGTCACATCCTCGCCGAGCAGGGTGAGCCTGCCGGCGTCGAGGCGTTCCAGCAAACCCACGCAGTTAAGAAGGGTGGATTTTCCGCACCCGGAAGGCCCCGTCAGAGCGACTACTTCCCCGGGCTCGACGGTCAGGTCCACCCCCTGCCACAGGTTGCGTCGGCGCTTCTTTTCTCCGACGAATTTTCCGGCACCTACTAGCTTGATTCCACCTGTCATTACTTGCCCGCCTTAATCAGCTGAGTGCGGTTGAACCGCTGGAGCACCAGATACATCATCGGTGCTGAGAACAACACCAACACGCCAAGCGTGGTCCACCATGCCGCGGGCGGAACGCTCATCATGGCGATCATCGCCGGGTCGCCCGATCCTTCGTGGGCGCCTCCCGCCAACCATTCCCGGGCAGTTGCGCCGCGTTGCCACAGAAACCAACAACACCATGTGAGGACCACCGCTTCTGCTGCCGCAAGGATCCCCAACACCCGATAGGGGCGTAACCCCAGCACGAAGCTGGCCCGGAACCGCTGGTGAAAGACCTTCGACGCCGCCAGCCATACTGCTATCGAGCCGGCCAGTACCAGGAGCAGGGACAACACTGTGCCGCCGCCGTAGACCCACAGGGACGTCTTCATCGAGCGGTGGTTGGAAGCCCACACCTCAGCAATCGGTTGGGCATCGTGTAGCAAGTTCTCAAGAGTGGGACCACGTCTCAGTGCCTCGTATTGCTCCCAGCCGCGAATCATGACGTCTCCTTGGGTTGCAAGGGCAAAAAGGTTACGCTCACTGAGCGCAATGTTGTCATCTGGAAATACAATAACCACCGGATTGGCGACCGAGGATCGGTTCATCCATTCACTGTCGCCACCTTCCCAGGTGAAGGCCGTGGAATCCTTTTCCGCATAGACAGCCGTTGACCACGCATCTGCATCGATGAAGGTAGTAACATTGTCCGAAAGGTGAGGATGGCCCTTGAGGGATTCCGGCACCAAAAGCAACGGACGGCGAAGCACACCATAACTGTCGAAAGCAGTCGCTATGTCCCCGTGCAGCGACGTTCGTGCGGCCTGCTCATTAAAGATCATCATGTCCCGACCCAGGGAGGCGTTGCGGTTTAACCCGGCGTCCACATAACGCGCAAGTAGGACGTCACCACGTGCTGAGGCTTCGCGGAGCAGGGGCGCCAGTTCTGCTCCCGCTTGCTGGAGATCCTCCACCCTTGGCGCACCGTTGAAATCAATGAGATAGACGTCATCAATCTCGCTCCACAGAGCTTCCTCGGACGCCTGGCGAGAGTATTCCTGGCTATAGCCCCAAAGCCCGATCATCAGGGTTGCGAGAGAGATAGCCGCAGCGCATTTAATTGCGTAGACACTGAGAAGCGCCGGGAGCGCCGGGAGCTTTCCACCAATACCGTTAATGACCGATACCTGGCGCATTAGTGCTGTGGCGATCACAACCGTACCCACCGTGACAAGTAA
Above is a genomic segment from Corynebacterium uterequi containing:
- a CDS encoding FadR/GntR family transcriptional regulator, producing the protein MTAPRRSQTVTGAAVDAIKAYIRDAHLRPGDALPTEAELCDKLGYSRSSVREAVRILSALDIVVVRHGHGTYVSDMSLQPLVNGLVFRTVLAARESLAFLGHVVDAREALDLSLAAELTGAVDAATLSELEDIVDQMRSQVAQGRPFTDEDQRFHQLLLSGVDNTLIKELSQAFWQVHAEVMPLLEMEVVAVENRDRTVSAHQEIIDALRAEDRTRFRAAIRSHYAPLRDVISQSS
- a CDS encoding sodium:solute symporter; translation: MTNHEFGALNWLVLGVYLLLMLGVGIYFARRAGDSNEEYFKAGGRIPAWAAGFSIYATTLSAITFMSTPEKAFLTDWAYSAGNLAIFVMVPLLVGYYVPFFRKLDVTTAYEYLEERFGVSLRIIGSLLFVLYHLGRIAIVIYLPTLAITSVADINPIIIATIVGVLCIIYTFLGGMEGVIWSDVIQGILLLGGAATIVVAAMALTPGGFGPALADAASQGKFYSGENFSASNLANTIPIIFLGSCMNNLHQYTASQDVVQRYQTTPNIEATRKSLYVNGLLALITIPLFYGMGTALFNYYEANGGLPEGVNTSAIVPFFIITVLPAGLAGLLIGAIFAAAQSTISSSLNSISACVVVDLRNRFGKGEASVTFSRLVIIAAGVFSMVAAVYLIATDKSDLWDLFLALTGLFGVPLAAVFALGIFHQSTNQQGVLIGLVGGAIAAYLAKQLEIGPFVISIMAFIATWAVGWAASIPFKNLPSNRHDIRALTVKGLKETYTRRG
- a CDS encoding lactococcin 972 family bacteriocin, producing the protein MSKNKWLAAGAVVFLLAGGGIVATTYNPQGGSFSEAPAEGGQWEHGSSAGRTWSHFLHDQSHGARIKGREDVDSGCVPGGEWARAQGPSRILVILGDEQEYYLC
- a CDS encoding putative N-acetylmannosamine-6-phosphate 2-epimerase — translated: MTFTFASTDIAARRAEIVDAISGKLIVSVQAPTGHALRDTHSLTHIARAVVDGGSPAVRCGGYGGLEDIESIATAVDVPVFGLTKEGTEGVYITPSVASVRAVARAGAAVVCADCTFRENHDGSSVADLVAAAHEEGVLLMADCATPEEAAAAYEAGADIVSTTLAGYTEHREATKGPDLECVSKARELMGPDAVLIGEGRYHNPDHVAAGFEAGASAVIVGTAITDPAWITRAFTAATPAALN
- a CDS encoding ROK family protein, encoding MHDVTLALDVGGTKIAYGLVADTNPREAIAVDSLPSQPAGGAILDQIATAVRRGLANAEEAGLTVVRVGAGLPGVVRAPLGEIVHNGPTIPGWSGSDVRGTITDQLPQPLPIAIHNDVRVWAYGEHRLGAGQRLKGRVLYISLGTGVGGAIIDDGVLLDGPTGSAGEVSEIVCADLRGIADRAENIASGNSLARYYNRLHEVPREQWLSLGRLEWSDPRPGDKRLPEVIDDPLTREIIDGNLRGLGRSIGALSSALDLSGVVLGGGVVGIGELVTAPLVAGIREACLVPQRDMPIVPSSELAHSPLLGAAALARDLAVTIPSTSN
- a CDS encoding N-acetylglucosamine-6-phosphate deacetylase — its product is MTEPHSTTTLEGRIVTATGVIEHGRLTLNGETIESVEALDSTPEPGAPTFVPGFVDIHNHGGFGGAFPTGSTEDCRKAAAYHLSRGTTTLVASLVSATEEEITAQVERLAPLVDDGTIDGIHLEGPFINPCRCGAQAPSRIQEGDPEMFARILEAAGGRVKSITLAPETAHLPELLELCARYRVIASYGHSDADAPTTHAALAAARESGAVVTATHLFNAMPQIHHRDPGIAAAMINAAADGTAAAELVADGVHLADETVDFVVASAPEHSFAVTDSMEAAGLPDGAYRLGPLEVTVAEGVARLTEGGAIAGGTSTLYDQYLRFAARHGEVAAVRFTATNATEVFAKVSDSLLGGDLVPGARADIVALHPNNQIAAVYHRGKEVSLT
- a CDS encoding ABC transporter ATP-binding protein; protein product: MTGGIKLVGAGKFVGEKKRRRNLWQGVDLTVEPGEVVALTGPSGCGKSTLLNCVGLLERLDAGRLTLLGEDVTDLPEGKRLKLRRKQIGYLFQDFALIDNESVFNNVALALPKGTKGRHGRVREVLDAVGVGELITDTVVQLSGGERQRVAIARLLARQPGIVLADEPTASLDRNNSAVVFEHLHALARGGSAVLVVSHDPWAMNQCDRIEELMNK